In the Wyeomyia smithii strain HCP4-BCI-WySm-NY-G18 chromosome 2, ASM2978416v1, whole genome shotgun sequence genome, one interval contains:
- the LOC129726023 gene encoding ATP-dependent RNA helicase Ddx1 has product MTAFEEFGVMPEIGKAIDEMEWMLPTDVQAEAIPLILGGGDVLMAAETGSGKTGAFCLPILQIVWETLRDIREGKAGKPMGHKAKPWTLSFTDRGNAMAITPEGMRCQSREFKEWHGCRATTGVRGKGKYYYEATVTDEGLCRVGWSTEIANLDLGTDKFGFGFGGTGKKSNCKQFDSYGEAFGKMDVIGCLLNLDQGEISFTKNGVSLGVAFKITDNNLRKASFFPAVVLKNAEMSFNFGETEFKYAIPEGFVAVCNVAHDQLTVNPNTGSATSAQDAKPKPNAPQALVIEPSRELAEQTFNQIQKFKKHLKDPEVRELLLIGGVNIKDQMEVLQQGVDIIVATPGRLEDLISNGYVVLNSCRFFVLDEADGLLKQGYTELIERLHKQIPKINADGQRLQMVVCSATLHSFEVKKLAERLMHFPTWVDLKGEDAVPETVHHVVCTVDPQKDTSWQSLRTHVQTDGVHAKDNVRPGSNTAETLSEAVKMLKGEYTIRAINEHNMDRAIIFCRTKLDCDNMERYLRQVGGQKFSCVCLHGDRKPQERKANLEKFKNKAVKFLICTDVAARGLDVSGLPFIINVTLPDEKSNYVHRIGRVGRAERMGLAISLVSTVPEKVWYHGQWCSSRGKNCWNTNLTDVQGCCMWYDEKMYLAEIEDHLNVTIQQIDKNLKVPMNEFDGKVTYGEKRLNTGSGYKDHVEQLTPVVKELAKLEREAQNLFLKRAMMVQ; this is encoded by the exons ATGACCGCTTTCGAAG AGTTCGGTGTAATGCCGGAGATCGGCAAAGCAATCGACGAGATGGAATGGATGTTGCCAACGGATGTGCAGGCGGAAGCGATTCCGCTCATTCTCGGGGGCGGTGATGTGTTGATGGCAGCCGAAACGGGTAGCGGAAAAACAGGTGCTTTCTGTTTACCAATCCTGCAGATTGTCTGGGAAACGTTGCGAGACATTAGAGAGGGCAAAGCGGGAAAGCCGATGGGCCATAAAGCGAAACCTTGGACCCTCTCATTTACCGATCGGGGTAACGCAATGGCCATTACCCCAGAAGGAATGCGATGTCAGTCACGGGAGTTCAAGGAGTGGCACGGTTGTCGCGCGACAACCGGCGTTCGCGGAAAAGGCAAATACTATTACGAGGCGACAGTGACCGACGAGGGTCTATGTCGAGTCGGTTGGTCAACAGAGATAGCCAATCTGGATCTTGGTACGGATAAGTTTGGCTTCGGATTCGGAGGAACCGGCAAGAAGTCGAATTGTAAACAATTCGATTCCTACGGAGAAGCTTTCGGAAAAATGGACGTTATAGGATGTTTGCTTAATCTGGATCAGGGGGAAATCAGTTTCACGAAAAATGGAGTCTCACTTGGTGTGGCTTTCAAAATTACTGATAATAATCTTCGAAAGGCTAGCTTCTTCCCAGCGGTCGTTCTTAAAAATGCAGAAATGTCCTTTAATTTCGGCGAAACAGAATTTAAGTATGCAATCCCAGAGGGTTTTGTGGCAGTGTGCAACGTTGCTCATGATCAGCTCACAGTGAACCCAAACACGGGAAGTGCGACCAGTGCCCAAGATGCTAAACCGAAACCAAATGCTCCGCAAGCTCTTGTGATCGAACCCTCTCGTGAATTAGCCGAACAAACATTCAACcaaatacaaaaattcaaaaaacacCTTAAAGATCCGGAGGTAAGAGAGTTGCTACTTATCGGTGGTGTAAATATCAAAGATCAGATGGAAGTCCTTCAGCAGGGTGTCGATATAATCGTTGCCACTCCGGGAAGACTGGAAGATCTCATAAGTAACGGATACGTTGTGCTCAACAGTTGCCGTTTCTTTGTTTTAGACGAAGCTGATGGCTTGCTAAAACAAGGCTACACAGAATTAATAGAACGGCTGCACAAGCAAATTCCCAAAATCAATGCCGATGGCCAACGACTGCAGATGGTTGTCTGTAGTGCAACACTGCATTCATTTGAAGTTAAGAAGCTAGCCGAAAGGCTAATGCATTTCCCAACATGGGTCGATCTAAAGGGAGAAGATGCTGTCCCAGAAACCGTTCATCATGTCGTGTGCACTGTTGACCCACAGAAAGACACCAGCTGGCAATCACTTCGGACCCACGTTCAAACCGATGGGGTTCACGCTAAGGATAATGTACGACCAGGTTCCAATACAGCGGAGACGCTCTCTGAAGCGGTCAAAATGCTCAAAGGTGAATACACAATCCGGGCTATAAATGAGCACAACATGGACCGGGCAATTATTTTTTGTCGTACGAAACTCGATTGTGACAACATGGAACGCTATCTTCGGCAGGTTGGTGGACAAAAGTTTTCCTGCGTTTGTCTTCATGGTGATCGAAAGCCGCAAGAACGGAAAGCCAACTTGgagaaatttaaaaacaaagcgGTTAAATTTCTAATCTGCACCGATGTTGCGGCACGAGGTTTGGATGTGAGCG GCCTTCCGTTCATCATCAACGTTACTTTACCGGACGAGAAAAGCAACTATGTTCACCGAATCGGACGCGTAGGACGTGCAGAAAGAATGGGTCTAGCGATTTCTTTGGTATCTACGGTTCCGGAAAAAGTCTGGTATCACGGTCAGTGGTGTTCGTCACGTGGTAAAAACTGCTGGAACACCAACCTGACCGATGTGCAGGGATGTTGCATGTGGTACGATGAAAAAATGTATCTAGCCGAAATCGAGGACCATCTGAATGTAACCATCCAACAAATCGACAAAAACCTGAAAGTACCAATGAACGAATTCGATGGCAAAGTTACATATGGTGAGAAACGGCTCAACACTGGTAGCGGTTACAAAGATCACGTGGAGCAGTTGACACCTGTTGTTAAAGAATTGGCCAAACTAGAACGGGAAGCGCAAAATTTGTTCCTAAAGCGAGCCATGATGGTACAGTAA
- the LOC129726027 gene encoding RNA-binding motif protein, X-linked 2 encodes MNPMTNMKNVLKLSDQDLKFGGKNSWHDQYKDSAWIFVGGLPSDLTEGDLLAVFSQYGEIVNINLIRDKKTGKSKGFGFICFEDQRSTILTVDNMNGIKLLGRTIRVDHVADYKPPKDDKADEETRKLYMEGCAPKYS; translated from the exons ATGAATCCAATGAC GAATATGAAAAACGTGTTAAAGTTGAGCGATCAAGACCTGAAGTTTGGCGGCAAAAATTCTTGGCACGACCAGTACAAGGATAGTGCGTGGATTTTCGTCGGAGGCTTGCCGTCGGATCTAACGGAGGGAGACTTGCTGGCAGTATTTTCCCAGTATGGTGAAATCGTCAATATCAATCTGATACGGGATAAAAAGACCGGAAAATCAAAAGGGTTTGGTTTTATCTGCTTCGAGGACCAGCGTTCGACTATTTTGACGGTGGACAACATGAACGGCATTAAGCTGTTGGGACGAACGATACGAGTCGATCATGTGGCGGATTATAAACCGCCAAAAGATGACAAGGCCGACGAGGAGACCCGCAAATTGTACATGGAGGGATGTGCACCAAAATATAGTTAG